Part of the Solwaraspora sp. WMMA2065 genome is shown below.
CGGTGACCCCACGCGGCGGACCGGTCGAAGTCCAGCGCCGGGTTGGCCTCGGCGAAGTGGTAGTGCGAGCCGACCTGCACCGGCCGGTCGCCAGTGTTGACGACCGGCAGGGTCAGCACCGGACGGCCGGGATGGAGGGTGACCGGCCCGTCGCCGGGGATCAGTTCACCGGGAACGACTGTGCCGCCGTCGGTGCCCGACGGCGTGGATGGTGCGCTCAATCTCGCTCCTAGGAGATCGGCTCGTGTACGGTGACCAGCTTCGTCCCGTCGGGGAAGGTGGCTTCCACCTGCACCTCGGGGAGCATCTCCGGCACTCCGTCGAGCACGTCCTCGCGGCCGAGCACGGTGCGCCCGGCCTCCATCAGCTCCGCCACGCTGCGGCCGTCCCGGGCACCTTCCAGCAGGAAGGCGGTGATCACCGCGGTCGCCTCCGGGTGGTTGAGCCGGATGCCCCTCTCACGGCGCTTCCAGGCCACGTCGGCTGCGACGTGGATGAGCAGTCGCTCCTGCTCGTGCCGGGTGAGAAACAAGCCGGA
Proteins encoded:
- a CDS encoding urease subunit gamma, which translates into the protein MFLTRHEQERLLIHVAADVAWKRRERGIRLNHPEATAVITAFLLEGARDGRSVAELMEAGRTVLGREDVLDGVPEMLPEVQVEATFPDGTKLVTVHEPIS
- a CDS encoding urease subunit beta; the encoded protein is MSAPSTPSGTDGGTVVPGELIPGDGPVTLHPGRPVLTLPVVNTGDRPVQVGSHYHFAEANPALDFDRSAAWGHRLAVPAGTSVRFEPGVDREVTLVPFGGRRIVAGLRGECGGELDGRGPAGGTGAGRPADQAGTGETGGTA